Within the Chromobacterium paludis genome, the region GCCGCCGCTGATGCTGACCAGGCCCACGCCCGGCACTTGCGACAGCTTTTGCGCCAGCCGCGTGTCGGCCAGGTCTTCCAGCTTGGTCAAGGGCAGGGTGGGCGAGCTGACGGCGACGGTCAGCACCGGCGTATCAGCCGGGTTGACCTTGTTGTAGATCGGCGGGCTGGGCAGGTCGGACGGCAGCAGATTGCTGGAAGCGTTGATGGCCGCCTGCACCTCCTGCTCCGCCACGTCCAGCGTCAGGTCCAGGCTGAATTGCAGCGTGATGACGGACGCCCCGCCGGAGCTGGACGAGGACATCTGGGACAGGCCGGGCATCTGGCCGAATTGGCGCTCCAGCGGCGCGGTGACCGAGGAGGTCATCACGTCCGGGCTGGCGCCGGGATACAGCGTCACCACCTGTATGGTGGGGTAGTCCACCTCGGGCAGCGCCGAAACCGGCAGCATGCGCCAGGCGACCAGGCCGGTCAGCAGGATGGCCACCATCAGCAGGGTGGTGGCCACCGGCCGCAGAATGAACTGACGGGACGGATTCATGCCAGTTCCTTGCGTTTAATTGGCCGGGGAGGCGGGGTGCTTGCCGCCGTGCTTCTTGTGGGCCTTGCCGGCGCTGGCCGTTTCCTTGGCCTGGGCGGCGCGGTCTATCACCTTGACCGCCGCGCCGTCGCGCAGCTTGTCCACGCCGTCCACCACCACGCGCTGGCCGGGTTTGAGGCCGTCCTCGACGATGGTGTAGTCGCCGGACACGGGGCCGGGCTGGATTTTGGCGATGCTGACGGTGGAGTCGTCGCCGACGGTGTAGACGTAGTTGCCCATCTTGCCCAGCTGCACGGCCACGGTGGGAACCACCACGGCATCTTTGCGCACGCCCAGCTGCAGATTGACGTTGACGAACTGATTCGGGAACAGGGCCTGCTTTTCGTTGGCGAAGCTGGCCTTGATATTGATGGTGCCGGTGCTGGTGTTGAGCTGGTTATCCAGCGCCAGCAGCTTGCCGTCCGCCAGCTTGTGCCGGTTGTCGCGGTCCCAGGCTTCCACGCGCAGTTTTGGATTGGCCTGGCTGGCCTGCAGCACCGCGCTGAGGCTGGCCTCCGGAATGGCGAATACCACGTTGATGGGCTGAGTCTGGGTCAGGGTGACCAGGCCGTTGGCGTCGCCCGCATGCACGATATTGCCCGGGTCTACCTGGCGCAGGCCCACGCGGCCTGAAATCGGCGCGACGATGCGGGTGTAGTCGACGTTGACGCGCGCCGCGGCGACCGATCCCTGGTCCACCTTGACCGTGCCCTCGTACTGGTGAACCAGCGCCTGCTGCGTGTCCACTTGCTGTTTGGAGATGGAATTCTGTTCCAGCAGCTGCTTGTAGCGCGCCAGGTCGATGCGCGCGTTTTCCAGCAAGGCCTGGTCCCGCTGCAGCTGGCCCTCTGCCTGGGTCAGCGCCGCCTGGTAGGCGCGCGGGTCCAGCTCGGCCAGCAATTGTCCCTGTTTGACTTGCTCGCCTTCAGTGAAGTGAACCTTGACCAACTGCCCGTCCACCCGGCTGCGCACGGTCACGGCGTTGGCGGAATTGACGGTGCCCAGCGCGTTCAGTTGCAGCGGCGCGTCCATCGTCCTGACGGCGGCGACCCCCACGGCCAGCGGCATGCCGCCCTTGTGTTTGGCGGACTCTTGTTGGGCGCTCTGTTGATGCTGATGCCACCACCAGCCGCCGCCCAGCAGGGCGATGACGATGAGAGCAATCGGAAGGCGGCGGGAGGCGGCGGGCGCTGGGGTTGACATGCAAATGCTCCGGAACGACGTTGGCTTGTTATGGATTGCGCGCGGCATGACAAATTTCAAGATCATTGCCGATTGTATGCAAGACTATCGGCATTATGTGCCAATATTTCGATGCTCAGCATAATCGAACATTGTGAGTCTGGTTTGACTGGCGATGGATTTTGTATTGGAAATTGTTAACTTAAAGCGACTGTATGCTTTCTTTTTTGAATGGGGATCGGATGCGGTTGGAAAACGTGTTTTACATCAAGGTATTATGAAGAGGATTGGTTGCTTGGCGAGGGTGAGCCGGATGGGGGGCTTGGCGCGTGTCGCCGCGAGGCGCGGTCTTCGCGCCGCTGTTGGGCTGCATGCAACACTTCGCGCCCAGGGCGGGAAGCGGCGCGCGCGGCGGGCGCAAGCGCTTGCCAGCTGGGCGGTCTGGCGGTTAAGAGTTTTCCGTTTCGAACATGACATTTTCGTTTTTTAAGGCAAACATCGGATTCAGGCTAGTCAATGCGAACGATCGGTGTCATTCTTTGCCGCTTTCATGATTCGACCCCGCGCAAGACCGGGGGCTGCCCGGCGTGAGCCGCGCGGCGAGAAATACGCAGAAGAGAGTTGGATATGGACAAGAAACAAGACGCTCCGGAGCTGCGCCGCTCCCTGCAGGCGCGTCACCTGTCGATGATCGCCATCGGCGGCTCCATCGGCACCGGCCTGTTCCTGGCCTCCGGCGCCACCATTTCCGGCGCGGGCGCCGGCGGCGCCTTGCTGGCCTATGCGCTGGTGGGCCTGATGGTTTACTTCCTGATGACCAGCCTGGGCGAGATGGCGGCCTTCATGCCGGTATCCGGCTCGTTTCAGGTCTATGGATCGCGCTTCGTCGATCCCGCCTTCGGCTTCGCCCAAGGCTGGAACTACTGGTACAACTGGGCCATCACCGTGGCGGTGGAGTTGGCCGCGGCCGCCATCATCATGAATTACTGGTTCCCCGGCGTGCCGGGCGTGGTGTGGAGCGGCGGCTTCCTCGTCATCATCTTTGCCTTGAACTTCTTTTCGGTGAAGGGCTTTGGCGAGGCCGAGTTCTGGTGCTCCATGCTCAAGGTGGCCACCATCCTCGCCTTCATCGTCATTGGCTTCCTGATGATCCTGGGCATCATGACCGAGCCGGATCCGCATCGCATCGCGCCTGGCCTCAATGTGATGATGCAGGGCCAGGGTCCCTTCGTCGGCGGCCTGGCCGCTTTCGTCGGCGTGGCCATGGTGGTGGGCTTCTCCTTCCAGGGCACGGAATTGATCGGCGTGGCCGCCGGCGAATCCGCCAATCCGGGGCGCACCATCCCGCGCGCCGTGCGTCAGATTTTCTGGCGCATCCTGATGTTCTACATGCTGTCCATCCTGATCATCGGCCTGATCCTGCCGCACAATGATCCGTCCTTGCTGAAGAACGATATGAAGGACGTGGGCGCCAGCCCGTTCACCCTGGTGTTCAGCCGCGCCGGCCTGGCCTTCGCCGCCAGCATGATGAACGCGGTGATCCTGTCCGCCATCCTGTCCGCCGGCAATTCCGGCATGTACGCGTCCACCCGCATGCTGTACGCGATGTCCAAGAACGGCATGGCGCCCAAGATGTTCGGCCAGCTGACCGACGGCGGCGTGCCGCGCAACGCGCTGTACGCGACGACCGTGGTGGCCTGCCTGTGCTTCCTGACCTCGCTGTTCAAGAGCGATGCCGTCTATATGTGGCTGCTGAACTCGTCCGGCATGACCGGCTTCATCGCCTGGCTGGGCGTGGCCATCAGCCATTACCGCTTCCGCCGCGCGTATGTGAAGCAGGGCTACAGCCTGGCCGACCTGCCTTACACCGCCAAGTGGTTTCCGTTGGGACCGTTGTTCGCTTTCGCGCTGTGTCTGCTGATCATGCTGGGCCAGAACTACACCGCCTTCACCGCCGCCAAGGTGGATTGGAACGGGGTGATCGCCACCTATCTGGGCATTCCGCTGTTCCTGGCGCTGTGGTGGGGTTACCGCGCCAAGCACAAGACCAAAATGGTGCCGCTGGAGAAGATCGAACTGGCCGAGGCGCACCGCAAGGCGCTGGATCTGAAGGCGGAAAACGAGGGCGGCAAACTGGCCGCCGCGCAGGCCTGATGATCGCTTGCGGAATTTTGACCAAGCCCGCTGGCAAGCGGGCTTTTTTTATGGTTTCATTCGCCAGCCTCATAACATTTTAAACATCCGCCAGCGGAGCGCCGTATGCAGTTGCTGTCCCTGTTCATGACCAAGTTTCTTTTCGTGATGGCGGCGCTGCTGCCCATCATGAACCCGCCCGGCCTGGTGCCCATCTTCATCTCGATGACGGCGCGCAATACGCCGCAGCAACGCCGCTTCCTGGCGCGCCGCATCGCCTTGTACTGCGCGCTGTTGCTGGTGGGCAGCATGTATGTGGGCGGCTATGTGCTGTCCTTTTTCGGGGTGTCGCTGCCGGTGGTGCAGATGTCCGGCGGCCTGCTGATCACCTTTGCCGCCTGGCGCATGCTGAACGACACGCCGGCGGAATCCAGCCAGACATCGGCGGAGCCGACGCGGGCCGATAACTCGGCCGAGCTGAAGCAGCGCGCCTTCTATCCGCTGACGTTTCCGCTGACGGTAGGGCCCGGGTCGATTTCCGTGGCCATCACCATAGGCGCCACGCTGACCGGCAGCGGCAAGGGCATCGTCCGTTACGCCGTCGCGCCGTTGGCCGGCTCGGCCGCCGTGCTGGCCAGCAGCGTGCTGGTGTATCTGTGCTATGCCCATGCCGACAAACTGCTGCGCTATCTGGGGCCCACCGGCTCCATCGTCTTCCTGCGGCTATCGGCTTTTATCCTGTTGTGCCTGGGTGTGCAGATCATGTGGGACGGCTTCGGCGAACTGGCCTCGCAGTGGCTGCATGAGAACGCCGCGCTGCTGCATTGAGCGGGCGCTAAGTAGAAATGCTGGTCGCTTGCCAAGGGCAGGGCGTTTATTGATTTGAGGCAAAACCAGGCGGAAGCGGGCGGCGCAGACTGTGTTCAACATCTAGAGTCCATTCACGGAGACGGACAATGAGCACAAGCGCTTTCTTCATTCCCTCGCTGAACCTGATGGGCGCAGGCTGCCTGCAGCAGGCCATCGACACCATGCGCGGCCACGGCTTCCGCCGCGCGCTGATCGTCACCGACCAGGGCTTGGTCAAGACTGGCCTGGCTGCCAAGGTGGCCGACATGCTGGGCCAGGCCGACATCGAGCCGGTGATCTTCGATGGCGTGCATCCCAATCCCAGCTGCGCCAACGTCAACGCCGGCCTCGCCTTGCTCAAGGAAAAGCAGTGCGACGTGGTGGTGTCGCTGGGCGGCGGCTCGCCGCATGACTGCGCCAAGGGCATCGCGCTGGTGGCGGTGAACGGCGGCAAGATCCAAGACTACGAAGGCGTGGACAAGTCCGCCAAGCCGCAGCTGCCGCTGGTGGCGATCAACACCACGGCCGGCACCGCGTCCGAGATGACCCGCTTTTGCATCATCACCGACGAGTCGCGCCACATCAAAATGGCCATCGTGGACAAGCACACCACGCCGATTCTGTCCGTCAACGATCCCGAAACCATGGCCGGCATGCCGGCATCCCTGACCGCCGCCACCGGCATGGACGCGCTGACCCATGCCGTGGAGGCCTATGTCTCCACCATCGCCACCCCCATCACCGACGCCTGCGCCTTGAAGGCTGTCGAGCTGATCGCCGGCTTCCTGCGCCGCGCGGTGAAGAATGGCCAGGACATGGAAGCGCGCGAGCAGATGGCCTACGCCCAGTTCCTGGCCGGCATGGCGTTCAACAACGCGTCCCTGGGCTATGTACACGCGATGGCGCACCAGCTGGGCGGATTCTATGACTTGCCGCATGGTGTGTGCAACGCGGTGCTGCTGCCGCATGTGCAGGCCTTCAACGCCGCTGTGGCTGGCGAGCGCCTGGGCGATGTGGCCATCGCGCTGGGCGAGCCGGTGCGCAGCGCGGAAGCCGCCATCGCGGCGATCAAGCGGCTGTCGGCCGATGTGGGCATTCCGGCCGGGCTGGCGCAACTGGGCGTGAAGGAGGCCGATATTCCGACCCTGGCCGACAACGCGCTGAAGGATGCCTGTGGTTTGACCAACCCGCGCAAGGCCAGCCATGAGGAGGTTTGCGCGATTTTCCGCGCGGCCATGTAGCCGCGCTGCCCGGCAGGTTTGGCCGGGCCACGCCGCGGCCCGCTCTGGGCCGCGGCATCACCGCCCCCGGGTGGCCGGCCAGCTCAGGCGGCGGTCCGCGGACAGGGAGGTTCATCATGAGCGCCGCTATACGTCTGGTGTCTGTCCGTCAGTGCAAGATTCCCCCCGCGACCGGTTTTTTGCTGTCGCCCAAGTGGCCGCGCCAGTGGCCGAAGACGGCGCTGCAGCCCGAGCATTGGCTGCGTCGGGTCATGCCGACTGAGGAGTTGGTGGCGTGGATGCATGCCGATCCGAACCGTTGGCCGACTTTCTGCGAAGTTTACTGGTCTGACCTGGCGGCGAATCCCGCGCGTTGGGAGGCGTTGAGCCTGGCCTTGGAGCAGGGCGAGCTGGTGCTGCTGCATGATTGCGGCGACGGCCCGTACACGGCGGTGCGCGCGCTGGAGCAGTTCCTGCGGCAGCGGGAAGCGCATGGCTTGGCAGCCTGACGCGCCAAATGCCTGGCCGGGCGCGGGCATAGCGCCCGATGTCATTTAGCAAGCGGGCCGATTTCAGGCAAGATAGGCGGGTATGGAAAGCCGGCCTGGCGCCGGCGAAGAAAGAGAGACGCGCATGCCCGACCCGCAATACGAAAACCTTCATCCCGAGACCCTGGCCATCCGCGCCGGCCTGACCCTGAGCGAGCATGGCGAGCACAGCCAGGGCCTTTATCTGACCTCCAGTTTTACTTACGCTTCCGCCGCCGAGGCCGCCAAGCTGTTCCTGGGCGAGATCGACGGCTATACCTACTCCCGTTTCACCAATCCCACGGTGTCTGCGTTTCAGCAGCGCCTGGCGCAGATGGAGGGCGGCGAGCGCGCCATCGCCACCGCCACCGGCATGGCGGCGATCCAGGCCGTGATGATGGCCTTGCTGAAGGCAGGCGACCACATCGTCTCCTCGCGAAGCCTGTTCGGCTCCACCATCAATCTGTTTTCCGGCCTGCTCGCCAAGTTCGGCGTGGAAACCACTTTTGTCGACGCGCGCGATCCGGATGCCTGGCGCGCGGCGCTGCGGCCGGAAACCAGGCTGCTGTTCCTGGAAACGCCGTCCAATCCGCTGACCGAGGTGGCGGACATCGCCGCCATCGCCGCCATCGCCCATGCCCACGGCGCGCTGCTGGTGGTGGACAACAGCTTCTGCTCGCCGGCCTTGCAACGGCCCTTGAAACTGGGCGCGGACCTGGTCATGCATTCCGCCACCAAGTTCCTGGACGGCCATGGCCGCGTGATGGGTGGCGCGGTGGTGGGCAGCGATCAGTTGATCGAGCAAATCTATCTGCACGTGCGCACGGCGGGGCCATCCTTGTCGCCGTTCAATGCCTGGACCCTGTTGTCCGGCCTGGAAACCTTGCACTTGCGCATGGAGAAGCACAGCGCCAATGCGCTGGAACTGGCGCGCTGGCTGGAGGCGCAGCCCAATGTGGAGCGCGTCTACTATCCGGGCCTGGCCAGCCATCCGCAGCACGAGTTGGCGCAGCGCCAGCAGAAAAGCGGCGGCGCGGTGGTGTCCTTCGTGGTCCGGGGCGGGCGCGAGGCAG harbors:
- a CDS encoding MdtA/MuxA family multidrug efflux RND transporter periplasmic adaptor subunit: MSTPAPAASRRLPIALIVIALLGGGWWWHQHQQSAQQESAKHKGGMPLAVGVAAVRTMDAPLQLNALGTVNSANAVTVRSRVDGQLVKVHFTEGEQVKQGQLLAELDPRAYQAALTQAEGQLQRDQALLENARIDLARYKQLLEQNSISKQQVDTQQALVHQYEGTVKVDQGSVAAARVNVDYTRIVAPISGRVGLRQVDPGNIVHAGDANGLVTLTQTQPINVVFAIPEASLSAVLQASQANPKLRVEAWDRDNRHKLADGKLLALDNQLNTSTGTINIKASFANEKQALFPNQFVNVNLQLGVRKDAVVVPTVAVQLGKMGNYVYTVGDDSTVSIAKIQPGPVSGDYTIVEDGLKPGQRVVVDGVDKLRDGAAVKVIDRAAQAKETASAGKAHKKHGGKHPASPAN
- a CDS encoding amino acid permease, whose amino-acid sequence is MDKKQDAPELRRSLQARHLSMIAIGGSIGTGLFLASGATISGAGAGGALLAYALVGLMVYFLMTSLGEMAAFMPVSGSFQVYGSRFVDPAFGFAQGWNYWYNWAITVAVELAAAAIIMNYWFPGVPGVVWSGGFLVIIFALNFFSVKGFGEAEFWCSMLKVATILAFIVIGFLMILGIMTEPDPHRIAPGLNVMMQGQGPFVGGLAAFVGVAMVVGFSFQGTELIGVAAGESANPGRTIPRAVRQIFWRILMFYMLSILIIGLILPHNDPSLLKNDMKDVGASPFTLVFSRAGLAFAASMMNAVILSAILSAGNSGMYASTRMLYAMSKNGMAPKMFGQLTDGGVPRNALYATTVVACLCFLTSLFKSDAVYMWLLNSSGMTGFIAWLGVAISHYRFRRAYVKQGYSLADLPYTAKWFPLGPLFAFALCLLIMLGQNYTAFTAAKVDWNGVIATYLGIPLFLALWWGYRAKHKTKMVPLEKIELAEAHRKALDLKAENEGGKLAAAQA
- a CDS encoding MarC family protein → MQLLSLFMTKFLFVMAALLPIMNPPGLVPIFISMTARNTPQQRRFLARRIALYCALLLVGSMYVGGYVLSFFGVSLPVVQMSGGLLITFAAWRMLNDTPAESSQTSAEPTRADNSAELKQRAFYPLTFPLTVGPGSISVAITIGATLTGSGKGIVRYAVAPLAGSAAVLASSVLVYLCYAHADKLLRYLGPTGSIVFLRLSAFILLCLGVQIMWDGFGELASQWLHENAALLH
- the yiaY gene encoding L-threonine dehydrogenase, producing MSTSAFFIPSLNLMGAGCLQQAIDTMRGHGFRRALIVTDQGLVKTGLAAKVADMLGQADIEPVIFDGVHPNPSCANVNAGLALLKEKQCDVVVSLGGGSPHDCAKGIALVAVNGGKIQDYEGVDKSAKPQLPLVAINTTAGTASEMTRFCIITDESRHIKMAIVDKHTTPILSVNDPETMAGMPASLTAATGMDALTHAVEAYVSTIATPITDACALKAVELIAGFLRRAVKNGQDMEAREQMAYAQFLAGMAFNNASLGYVHAMAHQLGGFYDLPHGVCNAVLLPHVQAFNAAVAGERLGDVAIALGEPVRSAEAAIAAIKRLSADVGIPAGLAQLGVKEADIPTLADNALKDACGLTNPRKASHEEVCAIFRAAM
- a CDS encoding DUF488 domain-containing protein, which translates into the protein MSAAIRLVSVRQCKIPPATGFLLSPKWPRQWPKTALQPEHWLRRVMPTEELVAWMHADPNRWPTFCEVYWSDLAANPARWEALSLALEQGELVLLHDCGDGPYTAVRALEQFLRQREAHGLAA
- a CDS encoding O-succinylhomoserine sulfhydrylase encodes the protein MPDPQYENLHPETLAIRAGLTLSEHGEHSQGLYLTSSFTYASAAEAAKLFLGEIDGYTYSRFTNPTVSAFQQRLAQMEGGERAIATATGMAAIQAVMMALLKAGDHIVSSRSLFGSTINLFSGLLAKFGVETTFVDARDPDAWRAALRPETRLLFLETPSNPLTEVADIAAIAAIAHAHGALLVVDNSFCSPALQRPLKLGADLVMHSATKFLDGHGRVMGGAVVGSDQLIEQIYLHVRTAGPSLSPFNAWTLLSGLETLHLRMEKHSANALELARWLEAQPNVERVYYPGLASHPQHELAQRQQKSGGAVVSFVVRGGREAAWKVVDSVRIISRTANLGDVKSTITHPASTTHARVTAEAREKAGIVEGLLRVSVGLENVSDLQRDLALGLD